A part of Citrifermentans bremense genomic DNA contains:
- a CDS encoding class I SAM-dependent methyltransferase yields the protein MKKKESLRGAVPLSHFYLRQVVRPGDLVLDATCGNGFDTLLLAELAGEGGQIWAFDIQPRAIAATRTLLEREGRLAAVHLLEVGHERLAEFVPAGLAAAVFNLGYLPGGETSLVTDPVRTVSALAQAAKLLKSGGILTVALYTGHEGGPEEAQAVHEWGASLSPREYNVWCSRQLNRPPVAPYLVLVERIRGGSC from the coding sequence ATGAAGAAGAAGGAATCGTTACGCGGCGCGGTGCCGCTCTCTCACTTTTACCTGAGACAGGTGGTGCGCCCGGGGGACCTGGTGCTGGACGCGACCTGCGGCAACGGGTTCGACACGCTGCTTTTGGCGGAGCTTGCAGGGGAGGGGGGGCAGATCTGGGCCTTCGACATCCAGCCCCGCGCCATCGCCGCGACCCGCACGCTCCTGGAGCGGGAAGGGCGCCTGGCGGCCGTGCACCTATTGGAGGTGGGGCACGAGAGGTTGGCTGAGTTCGTCCCTGCCGGGCTCGCTGCGGCCGTGTTCAACCTGGGGTACCTCCCCGGCGGCGAGACTTCTCTGGTCACGGACCCGGTACGGACCGTGTCGGCGCTGGCGCAGGCGGCGAAGCTCCTCAAGTCCGGGGGGATCCTCACGGTAGCCCTGTACACCGGGCACGAAGGGGGCCCCGAGGAGGCGCAGGCCGTGCACGAGTGGGGCGCCTCGCTTTCCCCCAGGGAGTACAACGTCTGGTGCAGCCGGCAGTTGAACCGGCCGCCGGTGGCGCCGTACCTGGTCCTGGTGGAGCGGATACGAGGAGGGTCATGCTAG
- a CDS encoding epoxyqueuosine reductase QueH — MKLLLHICCGPCAIYPVKELRSSGVDVTGLFYNHNIHPYTEYKLRMEALKKYAEMVELKVHYREEYQLEEFLSQVAGEPASRCAYCYRSRLEETAKAAALMGFPSFSSTLLYSRYQNQELIREFGDKLAERYGVKFHYQDFRSGWQEGINLSKEMGLYRQKYCGCIYSEKERYVRK, encoded by the coding sequence ATGAAACTGTTACTGCACATATGCTGCGGGCCGTGCGCCATCTACCCCGTGAAGGAGTTGAGGTCGAGCGGGGTGGATGTCACCGGCCTTTTTTACAACCACAACATACACCCCTACACCGAGTACAAGCTCCGGATGGAGGCACTGAAGAAGTACGCCGAGATGGTGGAGCTGAAGGTGCATTACCGGGAGGAGTACCAGCTCGAAGAATTCCTGTCGCAGGTGGCGGGGGAACCAGCGTCCCGCTGCGCCTACTGCTACCGCTCCCGGTTGGAGGAGACCGCAAAGGCTGCCGCCCTGATGGGTTTCCCCAGCTTCTCGTCCACCTTGCTTTACAGCAGGTACCAAAACCAGGAGTTGATCCGAGAGTTCGGCGATAAACTCGCAGAGCGCTACGGCGTGAAATTCCACTACCAGGACTTCAGGAGCGGCTGGCAGGAAGGGATAAACCTTTCCAAGGAGATGGGGCTGTACCGCCAGAAGTACTGCGGCTGCATCTACAGCGAGAAGGAAAGGTACGTCAGGAAGTAA
- a CDS encoding DUF2905 domain-containing protein → MPSFGKSLIILGLIIAAIGVLFTFAGRFPWLGRLPGDIYVKRDNFTFYFPLATSIIISLILSFILWFFRR, encoded by the coding sequence ATGCCCTCCTTCGGGAAATCGCTCATCATCCTGGGTCTGATCATCGCCGCCATCGGCGTGCTCTTCACCTTCGCCGGCCGCTTCCCGTGGCTTGGGAGGCTCCCCGGGGACATCTACGTGAAACGGGATAACTTCACCTTTTACTTCCCGCTTGCCACCAGCATCATCATCTCGCTGATTCTCTCGTTCATCCTCTGGTTCTTCCGCAGATAA
- the shc gene encoding squalene--hopene cyclase, which yields MTSPFKHPISHALTSFNGTVAEPEQSVEQQVGAKVHHLPASIWKRKTGRAKSPLDVAIEGSRDFFFKEQLPKGYWWAELESNVTITAEYIMLFHFLGLVDHERQRKMSNYLLSKQTEEGFWTIYYGGPGDLSTTIEAYFALKLSGYPAEHPALARARAFILEQGGIIKSRVFTKIFLALFGEFDWRGVPSMPVELNLLPNWAYINVYEFSSWARATIIPLSVVMHSRPVRRVPPSARVQELFVRQPTPADYSFAKGGGILTWENFFIGLDRLLKVYEKSPLRPFKKAALAKAEEWVLEHQEATGDWGGIQPAMLNAILALNVLGYQNDHPAVEQGLRALANFCIETEDQLVLQSCVSPVWDTALALKALVDAGVPPDHPSLAKGAQWLLDKEVTRPGDWRVKSPDLEPGGWAFEFLNDWYPDVDDSGFVMIALKGIQVKDRKAMDAAIKRGINWCLGMQSKNGGWGAFDKDNTRHVLNKIPFADLEALIDPPTADLSGRMLELMGTFDYPITFPAAQRAIEFLKKNQEPEGPWWGRWGVNYLYGTWSVLCGLAAIGEDMDQPYIRKAVNWIKSRQNIDGGWGETCQSYHDRTLAGVGESTASQTGWALLGLLAAGEMHSATVVRGVQYLISTQNSDGTWDEQQYTGTGFPKYFMIKYHIYRNCFPLMALGTYRTLTRTQP from the coding sequence GTGACCTCCCCATTCAAGCACCCCATATCACACGCACTCACCTCGTTCAACGGTACCGTTGCTGAGCCGGAGCAAAGCGTCGAGCAACAGGTTGGAGCAAAGGTGCACCACCTTCCTGCTTCGATCTGGAAGCGTAAAACGGGCAGGGCAAAGAGCCCCTTGGATGTGGCCATTGAGGGAAGCCGCGACTTCTTCTTTAAGGAGCAGCTGCCTAAAGGTTACTGGTGGGCAGAGCTCGAATCCAATGTCACTATCACCGCCGAATACATCATGCTGTTCCATTTCCTGGGGCTCGTTGATCATGAGCGCCAGCGCAAGATGTCAAACTACCTGCTCTCGAAACAGACAGAAGAGGGTTTCTGGACCATCTATTACGGCGGCCCGGGCGACCTGTCGACCACGATAGAAGCCTACTTCGCCCTGAAGCTCTCCGGCTACCCGGCGGAGCACCCGGCCCTTGCCCGCGCGCGGGCCTTCATCCTGGAGCAGGGGGGGATCATCAAGAGCCGGGTCTTCACCAAGATCTTCCTGGCGCTCTTCGGAGAGTTCGACTGGCGGGGTGTGCCGAGCATGCCGGTGGAGCTGAACCTCCTTCCCAACTGGGCCTACATCAACGTGTACGAGTTCTCCAGCTGGGCGAGGGCTACCATCATCCCCCTTTCCGTGGTGATGCACAGCCGCCCGGTGCGCAGGGTCCCACCTTCGGCCCGCGTGCAGGAGCTCTTCGTGCGTCAGCCCACCCCGGCGGACTACAGCTTCGCCAAGGGCGGCGGCATCCTCACCTGGGAGAATTTCTTCATCGGGCTGGACCGCTTGCTCAAGGTGTACGAGAAGAGCCCGTTGCGGCCGTTCAAGAAGGCGGCGCTTGCCAAGGCGGAGGAGTGGGTGCTGGAGCACCAGGAAGCGACCGGCGACTGGGGGGGCATCCAGCCAGCTATGCTGAACGCCATCCTGGCGCTCAACGTGCTGGGGTACCAGAACGACCATCCCGCCGTGGAGCAGGGGTTGAGGGCGTTGGCGAACTTCTGCATCGAGACTGAGGACCAGCTGGTGCTTCAGTCGTGCGTCTCGCCAGTGTGGGACACGGCTTTGGCGCTCAAGGCGCTTGTGGATGCCGGTGTCCCCCCCGACCACCCTTCCCTGGCGAAAGGGGCCCAGTGGCTTCTGGACAAGGAGGTGACCCGGCCGGGGGACTGGCGCGTCAAGTCTCCCGACCTGGAGCCGGGTGGGTGGGCCTTCGAGTTCCTGAACGACTGGTATCCGGACGTGGACGATTCCGGCTTCGTCATGATCGCTCTCAAGGGTATCCAGGTGAAGGACCGCAAAGCCATGGACGCCGCCATCAAGCGCGGCATCAACTGGTGCCTGGGGATGCAGAGCAAGAACGGCGGCTGGGGGGCGTTCGACAAGGACAACACCAGGCACGTCCTGAACAAGATCCCCTTTGCCGACCTGGAGGCGCTCATCGATCCCCCGACCGCGGACCTGAGCGGCCGGATGCTGGAGCTCATGGGAACCTTCGACTACCCCATCACCTTCCCGGCGGCGCAGCGCGCCATCGAGTTCCTGAAGAAGAACCAGGAGCCGGAAGGGCCCTGGTGGGGGCGCTGGGGGGTGAACTACCTGTACGGCACCTGGTCGGTGCTTTGCGGGCTCGCCGCCATCGGCGAGGACATGGATCAGCCCTACATACGCAAGGCAGTGAACTGGATCAAGTCGCGCCAGAACATAGACGGCGGCTGGGGGGAGACCTGCCAGTCGTACCACGACCGGACGCTGGCAGGCGTCGGCGAGAGCACCGCTTCGCAGACGGGGTGGGCGCTCCTGGGTCTTTTGGCTGCCGGCGAGATGCACTCGGCGACCGTGGTGCGGGGGGTGCAGTACCTGATCTCGACCCAGAACAGCGACGGGACCTGGGACGAGCAGCAGTACACCGGGACCGGGTTCCCCAAGTACTTCATGATCAAGTACCACATCTACCGCAACTGCTTCCCGCTCATGGCGCTTGGGACCTACCGCACCCTCACCAGGACGCAGCCGTGA
- a CDS encoding MMPL family transporter, which produces MKETAKKGSLLFSLSSRRPWLVLAAALLLTVLSLWLTWQRMEFLTGRDDLMPQNTSFNRDFQKFKADFGDMEEIAVVIEGNDPERVGAFGSKLYDTLSRDNKVFSDVFYPYALPFFQKNGLLFMPLEDIKELHHNLALAAPALKALSASPSVQTLFTHLTKSMERYVAGDDSQLPSLLFMLDKLGAGFKSFGGGKGTPPSLETVFMNPDSSFAKAGRQQILTALPVRDLQGFVPAGKAIEKVRAEVARLKALPEFKGVTVGLTGTPVLENEEMATSQNDIALATAVSLALTVILLLFAFRGVLNVLAAMASLLVAISLSFGFATLAVGHLNILSMVFAVMLIGIGIEYGIQVVLRYQEELNLGAGELPAIRTGLEKNVWAIVMAAATVAAAFLTFVLTDFRGIAELGIIAAGGVAICVLVTFTVLPAMLVLLSRHRKPHARQGVTHLSEHGFIPRLLFGRPRLVIALTVLCCLASLYPLSRIVFDYNLMNLQAEGLESVTYAYKLMKSKENSGYFAVVTAKDEAEAREKSARLEALPTVDHVVSLHTLVPDHQPEKLAELAAIRRELADVKPSPYEEELSLMELPTVFENFRNAAVALKGKLEKERRPEAAQVASFVAILDKFFAGLEKERDRNAVGMLQEFQGGMFRELPQKIEALKQSLDASLVTAADIPEQLRARFVGKSGRLLLQVAPKWEIFNREPLEEFLSQVKSVDPHATGQPVMVYESMTIMRDAYRLAFIYAFAAIVVILLVAFRSVKFAAIGLVPLIVGVLFMVSGMWLFGIDFNSANIIVMPLVLGIAVDSGIYIINRFRREEGSAAAVVLSSTGVGVLLNTLTIMASFGALMVAHHQGVFSIGAVMSLGMVACQLAFMVTLPAVLTLAGKK; this is translated from the coding sequence ATGAAAGAAACGGCAAAAAAAGGCAGCCTCCTCTTCTCCCTTTCCTCCCGCCGTCCCTGGCTGGTACTGGCGGCGGCGCTGCTGCTGACTGTGCTTTCCCTGTGGCTCACCTGGCAGCGCATGGAGTTTCTGACTGGCAGAGACGACCTCATGCCGCAGAACACCTCCTTCAACCGCGACTTCCAGAAGTTCAAGGCCGATTTCGGCGACATGGAGGAAATAGCGGTCGTCATCGAGGGGAACGACCCCGAGCGGGTGGGCGCCTTCGGAAGCAAGCTTTACGACACGCTCTCCAGGGACAACAAGGTATTCTCCGACGTCTTCTATCCCTACGCCCTCCCCTTTTTCCAGAAAAACGGCCTGCTCTTCATGCCGCTAGAGGACATAAAGGAACTGCACCATAACCTCGCTCTAGCTGCGCCCGCCTTGAAAGCTCTCTCTGCCTCCCCCTCGGTGCAGACGCTCTTCACGCACCTGACAAAGAGCATGGAGCGCTATGTCGCAGGGGACGACTCGCAGCTGCCCAGTCTCCTCTTCATGCTGGACAAACTGGGCGCAGGCTTCAAGAGCTTCGGCGGCGGGAAGGGGACTCCCCCGTCGCTGGAAACGGTCTTCATGAACCCCGACTCCTCCTTCGCCAAGGCGGGAAGACAGCAGATCCTTACCGCGCTCCCGGTGCGGGATCTGCAGGGGTTCGTCCCGGCGGGGAAGGCGATAGAGAAGGTGCGCGCCGAGGTGGCGAGGCTGAAAGCGCTCCCGGAATTCAAGGGGGTGACGGTCGGGCTGACCGGAACGCCGGTGCTGGAAAATGAGGAGATGGCGACGAGCCAGAACGACATCGCGCTTGCCACTGCGGTCTCCCTGGCGCTGACGGTGATCCTTTTGCTTTTCGCCTTCCGCGGCGTGCTGAACGTGCTGGCGGCAATGGCGTCGCTGCTGGTCGCGATCTCGCTCTCCTTCGGTTTCGCCACCTTGGCCGTAGGCCACCTGAACATCCTCTCCATGGTCTTCGCCGTAATGCTGATAGGGATAGGAATCGAGTACGGGATCCAGGTCGTGCTCCGCTACCAGGAGGAGTTGAACCTGGGGGCGGGGGAATTGCCTGCCATCAGGACCGGACTTGAAAAAAACGTATGGGCCATCGTCATGGCCGCAGCTACTGTGGCGGCAGCCTTTCTCACCTTCGTTCTCACCGACTTCAGAGGTATCGCGGAGCTCGGCATCATCGCGGCGGGGGGCGTTGCCATCTGCGTCCTGGTCACCTTCACCGTTCTTCCCGCCATGCTGGTGCTCCTCTCCCGGCACAGGAAGCCGCACGCGCGCCAAGGGGTGACGCACCTCTCCGAGCACGGCTTTATCCCAAGGCTCCTCTTCGGGCGCCCCAGGCTGGTCATCGCCCTCACCGTTCTCTGCTGCCTCGCGTCGCTTTATCCCCTTTCCCGGATCGTCTTCGATTACAACCTGATGAACCTCCAGGCGGAGGGGCTCGAATCGGTCACCTACGCCTACAAGCTGATGAAGAGCAAGGAAAACAGCGGCTATTTCGCCGTGGTCACCGCCAAAGACGAGGCCGAGGCGCGGGAGAAGAGCGCGCGGCTGGAAGCGCTGCCGACGGTCGATCATGTGGTGAGCCTGCATACCCTGGTACCTGACCACCAGCCGGAGAAGTTAGCAGAACTGGCCGCCATCAGGCGCGAGCTTGCCGACGTCAAGCCCTCCCCCTATGAGGAAGAGCTCTCGCTCATGGAACTGCCGACCGTATTCGAAAATTTCAGGAACGCTGCGGTCGCGCTCAAGGGGAAGCTGGAAAAGGAGCGCCGTCCCGAGGCGGCGCAGGTAGCATCTTTCGTCGCCATACTGGACAAGTTCTTCGCCGGGCTGGAAAAGGAGCGGGACCGCAACGCCGTAGGGATGCTGCAGGAGTTCCAGGGGGGGATGTTCAGGGAGCTGCCGCAGAAGATAGAGGCACTGAAGCAGAGCCTGGACGCCTCGCTGGTCACCGCGGCCGATATCCCGGAGCAGCTTCGTGCGCGCTTCGTCGGGAAGAGCGGGCGACTGCTGCTGCAGGTGGCTCCCAAGTGGGAGATCTTCAACCGCGAGCCGCTCGAGGAGTTCCTGAGCCAGGTGAAGAGCGTCGATCCGCATGCAACCGGGCAGCCGGTGATGGTGTACGAGTCCATGACCATCATGCGCGACGCCTACCGGCTCGCCTTCATCTACGCCTTCGCCGCCATCGTCGTGATCCTTTTGGTCGCCTTCAGGAGCGTCAAATTCGCCGCCATAGGACTCGTCCCGCTCATCGTCGGCGTACTGTTCATGGTGAGCGGCATGTGGCTTTTCGGGATCGACTTCAACTCCGCGAACATAATCGTGATGCCCCTGGTGCTCGGTATCGCTGTCGACTCAGGCATCTACATCATCAACCGCTTCCGGCGTGAAGAGGGGAGCGCCGCGGCGGTTGTTTTGAGCAGCACCGGGGTGGGCGTGCTTCTCAACACCCTTACCATCATGGCGAGCTTCGGGGCCCTCATGGTGGCGCACCACCAGGGTGTCTTCAGCATCGGGGCCGTCATGTCCCTGGGAATGGTCGCCTGCCAGTTGGCCTTCATGGTCACGCTCCCGGCGGTGCTTACCCTGGCTGGTAAAAAATGA
- the hpnI gene encoding bacteriohopanetetrol glucosamine biosynthesis glycosyltransferase HpnI, producing MLEHILPFLITAPALGYAVFTLHCGRNFFAGQLPLPDHAPPVSILKPVKGVDGDSFENFASFCRQDYPQYQIVFAAASAADPVIPIIERLMAAFPQVDISLVVDGAIHGANYKVCNLMHAYAKAKYPLLIVCDSDIRVESHYLRRVCAPFSDPQVGLVTSLYRSSSVKGVGCAIEALGFCCEMVPNVMAAVKLEGLSFALGASMALRREALERIGGFEALVDYLADDYQLGNMIHKKGFRLELSPHFVESAMRGDETVSEVMARQLRWGRTMRVSRPGGYLASGITLPFPAALLALIVSAFSAWGVAAAALLYLVRGAVSVSYSRSLVKDRLLPRWLWLLPLRDGLAFAVWALSLLGNRVRWRGELFLLEKGGKIVELGAVPER from the coding sequence ATGCTAGAGCATATACTTCCATTCCTGATAACTGCGCCGGCGCTCGGCTATGCCGTTTTCACGCTCCACTGCGGCCGCAACTTCTTCGCAGGGCAGCTGCCGCTTCCGGACCACGCACCTCCCGTCTCCATCCTGAAGCCGGTCAAGGGGGTGGACGGCGACAGCTTCGAAAATTTCGCCTCCTTCTGCCGCCAGGATTACCCGCAGTACCAGATCGTCTTCGCGGCGGCATCTGCTGCCGATCCCGTCATCCCCATCATCGAGCGCCTCATGGCGGCCTTCCCGCAGGTAGACATATCCCTTGTCGTCGACGGCGCCATCCACGGCGCCAACTACAAGGTGTGCAACCTGATGCATGCCTACGCGAAAGCCAAGTACCCGCTGCTCATCGTCTGCGACAGCGACATCCGGGTCGAAAGCCATTATCTGCGCCGGGTCTGCGCGCCATTTTCGGATCCCCAGGTGGGGCTTGTGACATCGCTTTACCGCAGCTCCAGCGTGAAGGGGGTCGGCTGCGCCATAGAGGCGCTCGGCTTTTGCTGCGAGATGGTCCCGAACGTGATGGCTGCCGTGAAGCTTGAAGGGCTGAGCTTTGCCCTGGGCGCCTCAATGGCGCTGCGCCGGGAGGCGCTGGAGCGGATAGGAGGGTTCGAGGCGCTGGTCGACTACCTGGCGGACGACTACCAGCTGGGGAACATGATCCACAAGAAAGGGTTCCGCCTGGAGCTTTCCCCGCACTTCGTGGAGAGCGCCATGCGCGGCGATGAGACGGTCTCGGAGGTGATGGCGAGGCAGCTTCGCTGGGGGAGGACCATGCGGGTCTCCCGCCCCGGCGGCTATCTTGCATCAGGGATCACGCTCCCGTTCCCGGCGGCCCTTTTGGCGCTCATCGTATCTGCCTTTTCAGCGTGGGGCGTTGCGGCAGCCGCCCTCCTTTATCTCGTGCGGGGCGCGGTGTCGGTGAGCTACAGCAGGTCTCTGGTAAAGGACCGGCTCCTGCCGCGCTGGCTTTGGCTCCTGCCGCTGCGCGACGGGCTCGCTTTCGCGGTGTGGGCGCTGTCGCTTCTGGGAAACCGGGTGCGCTGGCGTGGAGAGCTGTTCCTGCTTGAGAAGGGGGGAAAGATAGTGGAGTTGGGAGCCGTTCCGGAACGATAG